One genomic region from Sphingobacterium multivorum encodes:
- a CDS encoding glycoside hydrolase family 95 protein — protein MLNRICTGLALCFLLSVEIAVAQSGAKKENCIWFEQPANALAVDSKNGWESDPEWLKALPIGNGNLGAMVFGDVNHERIQLNEMTLWSGSFDAGDNPAASQSLQKIRELLFQGNYKEATELTNKTQITKGKGSGSGNGANVPFGCFQTLGDLRLDFGTDAAYQDYHRELDLMKGIASSSFVQNSVKFKREVFASHPDQAIIIRLTADKAGAINVLFSLDRPERFATEVTAKHGLRMFGVLDNGRGGNGMLYEAEVTPVLEGGKISSQTKTGIQVTGANALTLIVTAKTNYKQHYPDYINANYQKEHLEIRKAATGKSYQTLRDRHIKDFSSFMGRVSFQLGNSTNNMPTNVLMANNLRSGNEQALYPLYFQYGRYLLLSSSRAGGLPANLQGIWANKIQTPWNGDYHTDINVQMNYWPAEVANLSESHRPLMDLIASLVAPGSKTAQIQYGMRGWALHPITNVWGYTSPGESASWGMHIGAGAWIAQHIWEHYAFTQDKDFLRKAYPILKEASTFYQDWLTTDPKTGLLVSGPSPSPENSFKAPDGSIAQISMGPSHDQQVIFNLFEHTLAASEILGLKEDGFLKGLQAAKDKLARPKIGSDGRLMEWAEEFEEVEPAHRHLSHLFALYPGNEITLDRTPALAKAVQQSLERRGDDGVGWTYAWKIALWARLQQGDRALKLLNKQLRPTADMDTKYDGGGGTYYNMFDACPPFQIDGNFGVIAGMAEMLLQSHEDFIELLPALPASWKDGEIKGLVARGGIEIDLKWTNGQLVSAVAKAKKKQKCRVKYAGKLFELELPAGEKVNLKI, from the coding sequence ATGCTAAACCGTATATGTACTGGTCTTGCGCTCTGTTTTCTCCTGTCGGTGGAAATTGCTGTTGCGCAGTCTGGAGCCAAGAAAGAAAACTGTATCTGGTTTGAACAACCTGCAAATGCCTTAGCCGTAGATTCCAAAAATGGCTGGGAGAGTGACCCCGAGTGGCTGAAAGCCCTACCCATTGGTAATGGAAACCTTGGGGCTATGGTTTTTGGCGATGTCAACCACGAGCGGATTCAGCTGAACGAAATGACGTTATGGAGTGGAAGCTTCGACGCAGGCGACAATCCTGCGGCTTCACAGTCCCTGCAGAAGATCCGTGAACTACTGTTTCAGGGCAACTATAAGGAAGCAACCGAATTGACCAATAAAACCCAGATCACAAAGGGAAAAGGATCGGGAAGTGGCAATGGCGCCAATGTTCCTTTTGGCTGCTTCCAGACCTTGGGCGATTTACGGCTTGACTTTGGTACGGATGCCGCTTATCAGGATTATCACCGTGAACTGGATCTGATGAAAGGGATTGCCTCCAGTTCTTTTGTCCAAAATAGCGTCAAGTTTAAACGGGAAGTTTTCGCTAGTCACCCCGATCAGGCGATCATTATTCGGCTCACTGCAGACAAAGCTGGGGCGATCAATGTGCTCTTCAGTCTGGACCGGCCCGAGCGGTTTGCAACGGAGGTTACGGCAAAGCATGGACTGCGCATGTTTGGCGTGCTCGATAATGGGCGGGGTGGAAATGGTATGCTGTATGAAGCTGAGGTGACTCCGGTCCTGGAAGGCGGCAAAATCAGCAGCCAGACCAAAACCGGTATTCAGGTTACAGGTGCCAATGCGTTGACGCTTATCGTAACTGCAAAAACAAATTATAAACAGCATTATCCAGACTATATTAATGCCAATTATCAAAAAGAACATCTCGAAATACGGAAAGCGGCTACGGGCAAATCGTACCAGACGCTCCGGGATCGTCATATCAAAGACTTTTCTTCGTTTATGGGACGGGTGAGTTTTCAGCTGGGAAATAGTACCAATAATATGCCTACCAATGTGCTGATGGCCAATAATCTGCGTAGCGGAAATGAACAGGCCTTATATCCCCTGTATTTTCAGTACGGCAGATACCTATTGCTTTCTTCCTCGAGAGCAGGCGGTCTTCCTGCCAACCTGCAGGGAATCTGGGCCAATAAGATACAAACACCATGGAATGGCGATTACCATACCGATATCAATGTACAGATGAACTACTGGCCTGCGGAGGTAGCCAATCTATCCGAATCGCATCGTCCCCTGATGGATCTGATCGCATCGCTTGTGGCACCAGGTAGCAAAACAGCCCAGATACAATATGGGATGCGGGGATGGGCGCTGCATCCGATAACGAATGTTTGGGGCTACACTTCTCCGGGGGAAAGTGCAAGCTGGGGGATGCATATCGGGGCCGGAGCCTGGATTGCCCAACATATCTGGGAGCATTATGCCTTTACACAGGATAAAGACTTTTTAAGAAAAGCTTATCCGATTCTAAAAGAGGCTTCGACCTTTTACCAAGATTGGCTGACAACGGATCCTAAAACAGGGCTGCTGGTTTCGGGGCCTTCACCTTCGCCGGAAAATTCCTTTAAAGCGCCCGATGGCTCTATTGCGCAGATCAGTATGGGGCCATCGCATGACCAGCAGGTTATTTTCAATCTATTTGAGCACACCCTGGCTGCATCAGAAATACTGGGTTTAAAGGAAGACGGTTTTTTAAAGGGCTTGCAGGCAGCAAAAGACAAGCTGGCCCGTCCGAAAATTGGTAGCGATGGGCGCCTGATGGAATGGGCCGAAGAGTTTGAAGAGGTAGAACCTGCTCATCGTCATCTGTCCCATCTGTTTGCGCTATACCCGGGTAATGAAATCACGTTGGACCGTACGCCTGCATTGGCAAAAGCTGTGCAGCAGTCGTTGGAAAGACGTGGCGATGATGGGGTAGGCTGGACCTACGCCTGGAAAATTGCGCTTTGGGCACGATTGCAGCAGGGCGATCGGGCACTGAAATTGCTTAATAAACAACTGCGCCCTACAGCGGATATGGATACCAAATATGACGGCGGTGGCGGTACCTACTACAATATGTTTGATGCATGTCCTCCATTTCAGATCGACGGTAACTTTGGTGTGATTGCCGGAATGGCGGAAATGCTCCTGCAAAGCCATGAAGATTTTATTGAGCTGCTTCCGGCGCTTCCGGCCAGCTGGAAAGATGGCGAGATAAAGGGCCTGGTAGCTAGGGGAGGGATCGAAATTGATCTGAAATGGACAAATGGTCAACTGGTCAGCGCTGTGGCAAAAGCCAAAAAGAAACAGAAATGTCGGGTGAAGTATGCCGGGAAATTGTTCGAGCTTGAACTACCCGCGGGTGAAAAAGTCAATCTAAAAATATAA
- a CDS encoding Crp/Fnr family transcriptional regulator, whose amino-acid sequence MQKKTNRYSQSATDLIVKLFESIHPLSNDLKQLIETHSYVIDVKAGVRLIDIGQVQKQIYFILQGGVHTYYIDPAGNEISSWLLYEGELAIAVYSFFSQKPSFEAIETLEPCRLLVLSYEKLNELYHTFPEFNFIGRVLTERYYIKSEEKANELRMLPAVDRYRNLVERYPEILKRTPLGIVASYLGITQSTLSRIRAKV is encoded by the coding sequence ATGCAAAAAAAGACCAATCGATATAGCCAATCGGCCACAGATCTTATTGTAAAGCTGTTTGAAAGCATTCATCCGCTGTCGAACGATTTAAAACAGCTGATCGAAACGCATAGTTATGTGATCGATGTGAAAGCCGGGGTTCGCCTGATTGATATCGGACAGGTGCAAAAGCAGATCTACTTCATTCTCCAGGGCGGTGTACATACTTATTATATTGATCCGGCGGGTAACGAGATCAGCTCCTGGCTGCTGTATGAAGGGGAGCTCGCTATTGCGGTCTATAGCTTTTTTAGTCAAAAACCGAGCTTCGAAGCAATTGAAACACTGGAGCCCTGCCGTCTATTGGTTCTGAGCTACGAGAAATTGAATGAGCTGTACCATACATTCCCCGAATTTAATTTCATCGGTAGGGTATTGACCGAACGTTATTATATCAAAAGTGAAGAGAAAGCCAATGAGCTACGGATGTTGCCCGCGGTGGACCGGTATAGAAATCTTGTTGAACGTTATCCTGAGATTTTAAAACGCACACCATTGGGTATCGTCGCCTCGTATTTGGGGATAACGCAATCTACATTGAGCCGCATAAGAGCAAAAGTTTAA